A section of the Roseivirga sp. BDSF3-8 genome encodes:
- the aroC gene encoding chorismate synthase produces the protein MGSSYGQIFRITTFGESHGKAIGVIIDGCPAGLEIDEAFIQSELVRRKPGQSRITTHRREDDEFKILSGVFEGRATGTPIAMVIHNADQRSKDYSHIADKYRPSHADFTYQEKYGLRDYRGGGRSSARETAARVAAGAVAKLFLKQKGIDVQAWVSQVGPLKLEKDYQALDLSQTESNMVRCPDADMAEKMIGLIDETRKNRDTIGGVVSAVITGVPVGLGEPVFDKLHAELGKAMLGINAVKGFEYGSGFDGVEMYGSQHNDIIRKEGEQVKTDTNHSGGIQGGISNGEDIYFRVAFKPVATIMQDQDSINEGGEAVKVSGKGRHDPCVVPRAVPIVDAMAALVIADFYLRNKSVKL, from the coding sequence ATGGGAAGCAGCTACGGGCAGATATTCCGGATTACGACATTCGGCGAATCCCACGGTAAAGCTATAGGTGTTATCATAGACGGATGCCCCGCAGGCCTCGAAATTGATGAGGCCTTTATCCAAAGTGAGCTGGTAAGGCGCAAGCCGGGCCAGTCGCGCATAACGACACACCGCCGCGAGGACGATGAGTTTAAGATACTAAGCGGGGTGTTTGAAGGCCGGGCCACCGGTACTCCCATTGCGATGGTGATACACAATGCCGACCAGCGCAGCAAGGACTACTCTCATATAGCGGATAAATACCGCCCCAGCCATGCGGACTTTACGTACCAGGAAAAGTATGGCCTGCGTGACTACCGCGGAGGCGGCAGAAGCTCGGCCCGCGAAACTGCGGCCCGTGTGGCGGCAGGGGCAGTAGCGAAGCTCTTTCTAAAGCAAAAGGGGATAGATGTGCAGGCCTGGGTGAGCCAGGTTGGGCCCCTGAAGCTGGAAAAGGACTACCAAGCGCTGGATCTGAGCCAGACGGAAAGTAACATGGTGCGCTGCCCGGATGCTGACATGGCAGAGAAAATGATCGGGCTTATCGATGAGACGAGGAAAAACCGTGACACGATTGGCGGAGTGGTTTCTGCCGTGATCACGGGGGTGCCGGTGGGCCTAGGTGAGCCTGTTTTTGATAAGCTTCACGCGGAACTGGGCAAAGCGATGCTGGGCATTAATGCGGTGAAGGGCTTTGAATATGGCAGTGGCTTCGACGGCGTGGAGATGTACGGCTCGCAGCACAATGACATTATCCGCAAGGAGGGTGAGCAGGTGAAGACTGACACTAACCATAGCGGGGGCATACAGGGGGGCATTAGCAACGGTGAAGACATTTACTTCCGTGTGGCCTTTAAACCTGTGGCGACTATTATGCAGGACCAGGACAGCATAAATGAAGGGGGTGAAGCTGTGAAAGTGAGCGGTAAGGGCCGCCATGACCCGTGTGTAGTGCCCCGCGCGGTGCCTATTGTGGATGCGATGGCTGCGCTGGTCATTGCTGACTTCTACCTGAGAAATAAATCCGTAAAGCTATAA
- a CDS encoding DUF4837 family protein, with the protein MKRIVQYAFISTLLSFVFISCGQEGGSGDGLRSSSNLPKAQGQDREIYVVIDSALYAGEVGEIVRDIYAAPVPGLLKDEPWFTLRQINPLGITETLKRQQNLIFVTALDQTSRQNMEMQNFFSPQSLEAVRENPDRFMMRSEDEFARGQEIIYLFGATKSQLIANLEKNQKDLRQYMVNKTLKSIQADIRNNRDNGITKELREDRGYTLQVPKGYYIAREFENLVWLRQPDQKIDKSVFVYSIPYTDEQSFDRERIMSLRDSVTKEYLYDIDKRDLYFEVEPLVPLYTDEFSFNGRYAVESRGMWKMSDQSVGGPFVSYMFVDENTNTLYYIDGFLIAPGQDKVEDLFELEAIMSTFEVVESNEPASPAA; encoded by the coding sequence ATGAAGCGAATAGTTCAATACGCATTTATTTCAACCCTGTTATCATTCGTGTTTATCAGTTGCGGCCAGGAAGGTGGCTCAGGAGATGGGCTGCGCAGCAGTTCTAACCTGCCAAAGGCTCAGGGACAGGACAGGGAAATATATGTGGTGATAGACAGTGCTCTGTATGCCGGTGAGGTAGGTGAGATCGTACGCGATATCTATGCGGCTCCGGTACCCGGCCTGCTAAAGGACGAGCCTTGGTTTACGCTGAGGCAAATAAACCCTCTGGGGATTACAGAAACGCTGAAACGCCAGCAGAACCTCATCTTTGTAACGGCCCTGGATCAAACCAGCAGGCAGAATATGGAGATGCAGAATTTCTTTAGCCCCCAAAGCCTGGAGGCGGTTCGTGAAAACCCGGACCGGTTTATGATGCGGTCCGAAGATGAGTTTGCCCGTGGCCAAGAGATTATTTACCTCTTTGGTGCAACCAAGAGCCAGCTTATAGCCAACCTGGAGAAAAACCAGAAGGACCTGCGCCAGTATATGGTAAATAAGACACTGAAGAGTATCCAGGCTGATATCCGCAATAATCGTGATAATGGCATCACGAAAGAACTTCGCGAGGACAGGGGCTACACGCTGCAGGTACCGAAAGGCTACTACATAGCGCGGGAGTTTGAGAACCTGGTATGGCTTCGACAGCCTGATCAAAAGATAGATAAAAGCGTGTTTGTATACAGTATTCCCTATACGGATGAGCAGAGCTTTGACAGGGAGCGCATTATGTCTCTGCGAGACAGCGTAACTAAGGAATACCTGTACGATATAGACAAGCGGGACCTGTACTTTGAAGTAGAACCCCTGGTGCCTTTGTATACTGATGAGTTCTCTTTTAACGGACGATACGCAGTGGAAAGTCGCGGCATGTGGAAGATGAGTGACCAGTCGGTGGGTGGGCCTTTCGTAAGTTACATGTTTGTGGATGAGAATACGAATACGCTATATTACATAGACGGATTCCTGATTGCCCCGGGGCAGGATAAGGTGGAAGACCTCTTCGAACTGGAAGCCATCATGTCTACTTTTGAGGTAGTGGAAAGCAATGAGCCCGCCTCACCGGCGGCCTGA
- a CDS encoding NifU family protein: MNTETNTVGNRQVHIYMEASPNPNSLKFVANSMLVPEAASFDYPSLKEAGNSPLAQALFESFTFVERVFIMSNFVTVTKNDEKDWQEIQTEVRTFVKEYLEQGKPAVDLTQAAAEEKEKEASSGEETETEAKIKQVLDEYIRPAVEQDGGAIAFHSFENGVVKVLLQGSCSGCPSSTITLKAGIENLLKRAVPEVETVEAEGV, from the coding sequence ATGAACACAGAAACCAATACCGTAGGCAATCGTCAGGTACATATATATATGGAAGCCAGCCCGAACCCTAACTCACTGAAGTTTGTGGCTAACTCTATGCTGGTGCCCGAAGCTGCCAGCTTTGACTACCCTTCCCTCAAAGAAGCGGGCAACTCTCCCCTTGCCCAGGCCTTATTTGAGAGCTTTACCTTTGTAGAGCGTGTCTTTATCATGAGCAATTTTGTGACTGTCACAAAAAATGATGAAAAAGACTGGCAGGAAATACAAACTGAGGTAAGAACGTTCGTTAAGGAATACCTGGAGCAGGGAAAACCTGCCGTGGACCTTACGCAGGCAGCAGCCGAGGAAAAGGAGAAAGAGGCCTCTTCGGGTGAAGAAACAGAAACTGAGGCGAAGATCAAGCAGGTACTGGATGAGTACATCCGCCCTGCTGTGGAGCAGGACGGTGGCGCCATTGCCTTTCACTCGTTTGAGAACGGTGTGGTAAAGGTGCTTCTGCAGGGTAGCTGCAGCGGATGCCCTTCTTCCACTATTACACTTAAAGCAGGCATCGAGAACCTGCTGAAGCGGGCGGTACCGGAAGTGGAGACAGTAGAGGCGGAAGGCGTCTAA
- a CDS encoding dicarboxylate/amino acid:cation symporter: MKRIPLHIQIIAGLVLGLLVGLAFVKFQWPADFVNDWIAPIGEIFIRGLKMIAVPLVLASLIVGVANLGDVSKLSRIGGKTIFTYITTTVLAVTIGLVLVNLFEPGKALPEETRDELMELYGDTAGEKTEQVAEVQERSPLAPIVDMVPDNVFLATTDNGLMLQVVFFALIVGIALLKIPKDKGEPVVKFFDGFNDIIIKIVGFIMLLAPYGVFALMVDLIVQIAGDDPDKAVSILLALGQYSLVVVGGLAIMAFGVYPAILKLFTKYGYRHFFNAIRPAQLLAFSTSSSSATLPVTMKQVEEELGVSEEVSSFVLPLGATINMDGTSLYQGVAAVFIAQALGLGLDLGDQLMIVLTAVLASIGSAGVPGAGIIMLIIVLESIGVPAAGITLILAPDRILDMCRTLVNVTGDCTVTAVVASTEGELPDKMIRKSVAEKVPGV; encoded by the coding sequence ATGAAGCGTATACCTCTCCATATTCAAATAATTGCCGGCCTGGTACTGGGTTTGCTGGTAGGGCTTGCCTTTGTTAAGTTTCAGTGGCCTGCTGATTTTGTCAATGACTGGATAGCTCCTATCGGGGAGATATTCATCCGCGGCCTGAAGATGATCGCGGTGCCTCTGGTGCTTGCTTCGCTCATAGTCGGTGTGGCTAACCTGGGTGATGTGTCTAAACTGAGCCGCATCGGGGGCAAAACAATATTCACGTACATTACGACCACGGTACTGGCTGTTACGATCGGCCTGGTACTGGTGAACCTGTTTGAGCCAGGCAAAGCCCTGCCGGAAGAGACGCGGGACGAGCTGATGGAACTATACGGTGATACGGCCGGGGAAAAAACGGAGCAGGTAGCAGAGGTACAGGAGCGCAGCCCGCTGGCTCCTATAGTGGACATGGTGCCGGATAACGTATTTCTGGCCACCACGGACAACGGGCTGATGCTGCAGGTAGTGTTCTTTGCCCTGATAGTGGGTATTGCGCTGCTTAAGATCCCGAAGGACAAGGGTGAGCCTGTAGTGAAGTTCTTTGATGGCTTCAATGACATTATCATAAAGATCGTAGGCTTCATTATGTTGCTGGCTCCTTATGGGGTATTTGCCCTTATGGTGGACCTTATCGTGCAGATAGCCGGTGACGACCCTGACAAGGCGGTGAGTATCCTGCTGGCGCTGGGTCAGTATTCACTGGTAGTGGTGGGCGGCCTGGCAATAATGGCGTTTGGGGTGTACCCCGCCATTCTGAAGCTATTTACCAAATACGGCTACAGGCACTTTTTCAATGCGATACGCCCTGCTCAGCTACTGGCTTTCAGTACGAGCAGCAGCTCGGCCACACTGCCTGTGACCATGAAGCAGGTGGAAGAGGAACTGGGTGTAAGCGAAGAGGTGAGCAGCTTTGTGTTGCCACTGGGTGCCACGATCAATATGGACGGTACCAGCCTGTACCAGGGGGTGGCTGCGGTATTTATAGCCCAGGCGCTTGGCCTTGGGCTGGATCTGGGCGATCAGCTCATGATCGTACTTACGGCGGTGCTTGCCTCGATCGGCTCGGCTGGTGTACCGGGTGCGGGCATCATTATGCTCATCATCGTACTGGAGTCTATTGGTGTGCCGGCGGCGGGGATCACGCTGATCCTGGCACCGGACCGTATACTGGACATGTGCCGTACGCTGGTGAATGTAACAGGTGACTGTACGGTTACTGCAGTGGTGGCCAGTACGGAAGGGGAACTTCCTGACAAGATGATCCGTAAAAGTGTAGCAGAAAAGGTACCGGGGGTTTAA